The Musa acuminata AAA Group cultivar baxijiao unplaced genomic scaffold, Cavendish_Baxijiao_AAA HiC_scaffold_412, whole genome shotgun sequence genome contains the following window.
CTCGTCAATCACCTCTAGTTCAAGAATTTGTCATCTTTAAGATTTGTCCCTTTTTGCCTCTATGTACTGCTaatgaatttgaaattttattaacaGGAAAGGTTGACTGATGAAGTtgctgagatgacttgtaaattcTCCTCTGCTCAGATTGAGAAAGTCTCCGGTAGTCCAACTTTGAAACTCCCTCATTTATTCAATCTAACTCCAAATTCATCGGGGAAAGGCAACCAAGCACCAAAGCAGCATCCTGTAGGTAGTCAAACCAATCAGGAAACTTTGCCAGCCCCAAAAACAGTTTCACCTCCATTTACAATTGATGAAGATGGTGAAGCACAAGGTCAGCGCCTTCAGCCATTACCCACTCGAGGCGATCTTCAGATGTTGAAGATCAACAGCTATTATCCAGTTTCTACTTTGTTTACATAATAAATAGAGATGAGCAAATTTTACTTGTCTATTCACTATTCCATGTGGTTTAATTTTTCAGAGACTGATGATTATTATGCTCACAACATTCGTCGTTCTGTTCGTGAAGCTGCACTATCAAGCTCATCAAGCAACTCAGAATTGTTGCAGGAAAGAAGCAGTGATGATGGTTCTGAACACTTCTTTATACCTCTATCAACAACAGATGCTGCTTCTCAGAAAGAAATCGACTATGTTCCTAACTGGAGAAATCAACAACTGGTTTTCTCCTCACCACCAGAAGATCAGGCCCCGATGAACATGACAGATCTTTCCTGTAATGCCAATAGCCAGCAAAGCTTCATTCCAGATATGTTAAATAGATTGAATGGACTGAAGGAGAACAAAAACCTGGCCAGGCTGTTCCAACCATCCACTGAAAAAATACAAAGAACGCATCCTGAAGCTAACAACACTCTGGATCAAGTTTTCTCACCTCCATTGTTACTGGAATCATCATTCTTCCAAGATGCATACGAGGACTTGCTTGGTATGGTTAATATTTCCAGGCATGTGTTGGTATATTTTTTCAAACTGCCTAGTGTGGGTGTTGATTTTGGTCTTCACTGTCCGCTCTGTTGGCTGAGTGCATTGCTCATAGTTCTTGTTCCTGATTACTACACCGCTAACTGTGGCaaccattttcttttcttctgcagCACCATTATCTGAAACTGATGCTGCTCTCATGGAACACTAGAGTTCCATATCCACCATGGTGGTGGTATTATATGCAGCTGAAGAGAAAGGTTAGATGCAGCAGTCTTGGTCAGAGGGCCAACATCATACATTTGTTTGCGATGCGATGGTGACTAACTTAAGCAACTGAAATATAAGGGTTTCTAATTCGAGTTTGAATCGTGTGATGTAGTCTAATTTACATGCGATTTCACTGTTGTTGTTGGTTGTTTTGATGATGGTGTCATTTTCTCTACCCGGTGTGTAGCAGCTGTAATTATGTTGTATCTTTTCCGACTTAACAAAATGTCCTTCTTACCCTTCAATGGCTTGTTTTGGATTTGTGGGTCAGATCTTTGTTATCGTCATGGGTAAATATTGGTGACATGTGGACTGCAAGTTATAATTCGGTATTTTGTGAATCAGGTTTTGTGCACAAGCAATCAGTTTGCCTACAAATGACTCATGGAGAATCCTCTGTAACCCATATGCAAATCAAAATTCTAATTGCATATAAGTCTCACAATTTTCTTGGTAGTCTGAGGGTATAACCATCAAAATTCTAATTGCATATAACTATCACAATTTTCTTGGTAGTCTTCGGGTATAACTATCAAAATTCTAATTGCATATAACTATCACAATTGCATAtaactatcaaaattttaatttcctTAATTTTACCTTCGAAACCACTATTTTAACATCTTTGTGCGATGCAATAGCACAAACAAATTCTCAAAGAATCCATAAGCCTTTATCCGATTTGCTCTTCAAATTCTAAAACACTCTTTTAAAAAACTCAACACTCAATCTAACTTTCCTCCTTTCATTAGAGTGTTGGACATCTGGAGTAAGTTTGGCGAGAGACTCATCATCTAGTTGGTTTGCCCGATGGGTGGTGGGCTCAGTCATGGTCGTCACAAATTATGGAATTATCACCGACTCACCCATCCTTCACTGCAACTTTCTTGATGACCGTCATGCCTCCTTCATGGCAAAATCTTCTTGCTCTTTTTCTGCTTGAGCCTCTTGCTGTGCTCATctaatgatttttcctgtttgagGGGTGGCAAGACACTATTGTCTTCAGATTCAGCTTAACTTAATACATGGGCTTCACTTGTTTCATCATCGTACTGGTCCCagactttcttttcttcttgactTTGCCAACTCTCTTCCTTTTAGATACTTTCTTACCGCTAGAGATTGGCAATTCATCATTATCTATGGTTTCAGTATCATCGCATACTTGTAGATCAGCTTGTTGATCACAAGTATTGCCATTGGAACCTGTTTAACAAGAATTTTGAGACATTATCAAATTGTTTTACATGACGAACGAGTTCCTTACAGATTTTCTAACATTAATTAAAGAAGAAAACCGACCTATTCTAGAATAGGATTTAGGTAAAAAGCTACCAACAATCTACATGTACAATTTGTTCCAACATCACTGTGCTGACAAGCACTGCCATAAAACATGCCTATTTGTCTGTGCTTCATGATATCATAACCCAAATACTTCATAGGCTAGCCAGATTTTTTTTTGTGGTAGAATACTTGACCAAACCTAAATGGAGGTACCATGACTAAAGATTCAACAATAACTAATGAGATGCCCATGACCACCGGGAACCAGAAGAGTCCTGATGGTAAGGCTTGTCTAAATCATTTGCTATTAATAGTGTAATACAGTAAATTTATTGCCAATGATGTAAGAAGTCCATGGACTGATATTACTAGTAACTAGCACACATGGGCATGCTGTTGCTCAGGTATGTATACTCTTGTAACCCAAATATTTTATCAAACTATATAAATCTGAACACATGGAATATGTTTTGATTGGGTTTTGTTTCA
Protein-coding sequences here:
- the LOC135658724 gene encoding AUGMIN subunit 6-like encodes the protein MTCKFSSAQIEKVSGSPTLKLPHLFNLTPNSSGKGNQAPKQHPVGSQTNQETLPAPKTVSPPFTIDEDGEAQETDDYYAHNIRRSVREAALSSSSSNSELLQERSSDDGSEHFFIPLSTTDAASQKEIDYVPNWRNQQLVFSSPPEDQAPMNMTDLSCNANSQQSFIPDMLNRLNGLKENKNLARLFQPSTEKIQRTHPEANNTLDQVFSPPLLLESSFFQDAYEDLLAPLSETDAALMEH